A segment of the Filifactor alocis ATCC 35896 genome:
GATTGTCGGAGAAATTATCCCTGCTACAAAAAGTGAGAGCAGACTTTATGAAGACAGTATGAAAGCATTTGCTATGAAAAATGGACTGACAGAAATTTTGACTTATTCATTCGTGAGTCCTATCGGAGTAGAAAAAGCTAAACTGTCTGAAACGAAAGAAAATGATTTTGTAAAGTTGTTAAATCCTTTAGGGGAAGAAACTTCAGTTATGAGAACAAGTCTAATACCGAATATGCTTGAAGTGATTTCAATGAATGCTGCAAGAAAAAATGAATTTTTTGCAGGATTTGAATTTGGAAATATTTTCTGTTTAAAACAATCCAATCCTTTAGAGCAAAAATCTTTTGTGGCAGGTGTTTATGGTAAAGAAGAAGATTTTTTTAGCTTAAAAGGAAGAATAGAGGGCATTTTGAATGGTTTGAGATATCAGTCAAGAGTATATCTTCCAAACAAAGAACATCCAACCTTCCATCCGGGAAGATGTGCAGATATTTTCATCGGAGAAGAGAAAGTAGGAATTTTGGGTGAAGTTCATCCAAAAGCGGCATCCGCTTTCAATATTAAAAAGAAAGTATATTTGTGCGAATTAGATATTCCGTTTTTGATGAGCTTGTTTGATAATATGATGAAATATCGTCAAATTCCAAAATTCCCTGCAATGAAAAGAGATATTGCTTTGGTTGTAGATAAGAATCAATATGTATCGGAAATAGAACAAATTATTTGGAAGAACGGAAAATCCTTGATTGAAAAAATAGAACTGTTCGATATTTATGAAGGAGATCAAATCGAAAAAGATAAAAAATCTGTTGCGTACTCCGTTGTATATCGCAAAAAAGAAGCAACTTTGACAGATGAAGAAGTGAATCGTATACAAGAAAAGATTTTAAAAGAGTTGGAAGAAAAACTCCATGCAGTATTGAGATAGTTTTATGTAAAATAAAAAAACAGTTCGAAAAGAACTGTTTGAAAAATACCCTCTTTACCGAAAGTACGGCAGAGAGGGTATTTTGATGTGTTGACCTATAGGTACAACGGAAAGTAAGTAGAAGTGTTTTTTGAAGAATAATCATTTCTATTAAAAACTTCTTATAATGTAGACATAGTGTATGATACTGCAAAATAATATAATACAAAGTTGCAATTTCAAACAACAGTTTTGTTAAAGCGGCAATCTGGCGATTTGATGATTAAAACAGAAAAAAATAGATGTATTTTTTTGAAATTACAGTTGTAATCATAAAACTGTTACTTTGGCAAAAAACTTTTGCCGAGATATTTTACAATCTCTTCTGTCGGAGAATCCGGTGTGATAAGAATTTCTTTTTCTGTTTCCTCGAAAAAAACAACAACAGAACAATCACGATTTCTAAAGACTTTTCGTACTGTTTCTTCTAAAATTTTTCTTATTTTCACCTTATTCTTTTTAGGTTTTTCATAGCTTTTGATAAAGTAATATCCTCTTAGGCCGATTACTTTTGTGTAGTTATTTTCTTCCATTGACAATACCTTTTCTTTCATCATAAAAATTTTATCGATTTGTAAGCTATCATAACCAGATTTTATGTTTCCGTCAAGAGAAAGAGAACAAAATACATAAAAAACTCAAAATTTGAATGTTTTAATATCAATTATTCCAAAAATCATTTATAATAGTGAGAGTAAAAGATTTGTTGCATAAAAATATTCCTATTATAGATTGAAATAGGGGATTTGTATAGACAAAGAGAGGTGTATCATTGTGGGAGAATTGATAGATTGGAAAAAACTACTATTACCCTATGAATGTGCAGTAGAAGAACTGAAAGTGAAATTTAAGAATATCCGGAAAGAATTGAGAGCGAACGGTCAATATAGCCCGATTGAGTTTGTTACGGGAAGAGTAAAAAAAGTAACTTCTATTTTGGAAAAAGTCAAGAGAATGGATATTGAAGTAGAAGAAATTGAAGATAAGATAGAGGATATTGCCGGAATTCGTATCATGTGTCAAATGGTGGAAGATATTTATCTTTTGGTAAAATATATCGAAGAAAGACAGGATATGCAGATTGTATATGTCAAAGACTATATCAAGTCACCGAAAGAAAGCGGTTATCGAAGTTATCACATTATTATTAAATATCCGATTCAAACGGTATATGGATACAAAGAAATTTTGGCAGAAATACAAATAAGAACTTTGGCAATGAATTTTTGGGCAACGGTAGAACATTCCTTGAATTACAAGTATGATAAATATGTTCCTGTGGAAATCAGACAACGATTGACCAAAGCAGCAGATGCCGCTGCTCGTTTGGATGAGGAAATGGCATTTATTCGGGAAGAAATTGTCAGTGCGCAAGTTGCTTTTGAACATAAGTCTTTGGTAGTAGCAGAAATTACATTGTGTATCCAAAAAATAGAACAGCTGGGATATACAGAAGAAGCACTCTATTATCAAAAGAGATTGGATGTAACCAATGACGATAAAGAAACAGAAGGGTTGTTGAACCTAAAAACAGAAGTAAATTTATTTTTAATAAAATTGATGGAAGAAACCAAGTAGCATGAAGATAGAAGGGAGTAGAGATGTCAGTTTTTGCAATTGGAGACTTGCATATGTCTACTGTTCAAAAAAAGACCATGGATCAATTCGGATGGTTTCATCATGTAGATAGAATTTTAGAAGATTGGAACAATAAGATTACAGAAGACGATATTGTATTGCTGGTAGGAGATATCTCTTGGGCATTGCGATTGGAAGAAGTGGAACCTGACATCAAGATCTTGTCAAAATTACCCGGGCATAAATTTATGATACGAGGGAATCACGACTATTGGTGGAGCAGTGTGAGTAAGATGAGCAAAAAATTTCCTCAGATTCATTTTTTGCATAACAATCATTTTGTAATAGGAGATTATGTTATTTTTGGCACAAGAGGTTGGATTTGTCCAAATGATACTCAATTTACAGAAACAGATGAAAAGATATATGAAAGGGAATTGAAGCGATTAAAGAATTCTGTGAACAGTGCATCGGAAACAGTGATTCAAAATAAAAAGAAACTATTGATGTTACATTACCCTCCTATGAATGATAAAAAAGAGCCGTCGGGATTTACTGATATCATTGAGGAAGCGAAGATAGACGTTGTATGTTACGGGCATCTACATGGAGAAGAATTTCACAAAATGGGATTTGAAGGTATCAAAAATCACACAGAATATCACTTGGTAAGTTGCGATTATTTGGATTTTAAAGTGAAGAAAATATTGGATGGTTGATAAAACAAAAAGACACTTTGAAAAACTGAAGTGCTTATATGAGTAGAATGATTTAAGAAAGAAGGATAACTTTGGGTGTAGTAGAAAAGTATTTTTTATCTCCTACTGATGATTGGGAAATACACTATTACTGTGCATTTCCGCAAGAGAAAATAAAAGCGATTGTTGAAATTTCACATGGAATGTATGAAAATGTGGATGCATATCAATCGTTAATGGAGTTTTTGTGTAATAATGGGTATGCTGTTTATTTTTTGGAACATCGGGGACATGGAGATTCAGCATC
Coding sequences within it:
- a CDS encoding GTP pyrophosphokinase — translated: MIDWKKLLLPYECAVEELKVKFKNIRKELRANGQYSPIEFVTGRVKKVTSILEKVKRMDIEVEEIEDKIEDIAGIRIMCQMVEDIYLLVKYIEERQDMQIVYVKDYIKSPKESGYRSYHIIIKYPIQTVYGYKEILAEIQIRTLAMNFWATVEHSLNYKYDKYVPVEIRQRLTKAADAAARLDEEMAFIREEIVSAQVAFEHKSLVVAEITLCIQKIEQLGYTEEALYYQKRLDVTNDDKETEGLLNLKTEVNLFLIKLMEETK
- a CDS encoding metallophosphoesterase, translated to MSVFAIGDLHMSTVQKKTMDQFGWFHHVDRILEDWNNKITEDDIVLLVGDISWALRLEEVEPDIKILSKLPGHKFMIRGNHDYWWSSVSKMSKKFPQIHFLHNNHFVIGDYVIFGTRGWICPNDTQFTETDEKIYERELKRLKNSVNSASETVIQNKKKLLMLHYPPMNDKKEPSGFTDIIEEAKIDVVCYGHLHGEEFHKMGFEGIKNHTEYHLVSCDYLDFKVKKILDG